GCTGGTACGCTCGTTATTACCATGTTGGTGCTCAGCGGTATTGCGGTAGGCTTGTTTATTGGAACGCTGATTCCCGGCATGCCGGCTGACCGAATCGGACCGCAGCGTTTGCTGAATTATCTGAACCCTTACTTCATAGTGGTTCTGCCCAACGTGCTACTGATGGGAGCCATTTTCTTTGCTCTCGGCACGCTTACGCGCAAGTCACTGGCCACTTACGTGGGCAGCATCGTGTTTTTGGTGCTGTATTTCGTGGCCCAAAGCCAGCTCTCCGACCTCGATAACAAAACCCTCGGTAGCTTACTCGACCCGATGGGCAGCGGTGCCACGCGCGAGCTCACCAAATACTGGACGACGGCCGAGAAGAACACCCAGGTAGTGCCACTTACGGGCCTGCTGCTCGGCAACCGCGTAGTGTGGCTGGGAGTAGGTTTAACGCTGCTAGGCTTCTGCTTCTGGCGTTTTCGCTTCAGCCAAAGTGCTGCCGAAGGCCCCATACGGCGCCGTGCCGAGCGGCCCGGCTTAGACGTAGTGCCAACCACGGCCAGCGTCGTGCTGCCGCGCGTACACCAGCAGTTCGGCACCAGCCAGTACTTGCGCCAGTGGGCCCGCCTGACTAAGCTAGAATTTCTGGACATCATCCGCAGCCCCTATTTCATTGCTATCGTGGTAGCGGGCTTGGCGTTTTTGCTGGCTGCTGCCTTGCAAATCGGGAAGATCTTCGACACCCGAACCTTTCCCGTCACGGCGCAGGTGGCCATCATTTTGTCGGGATCCTTTAGCCTGTTCTCGCTGGCAATCATAACTTTCTACGCCGGTGAGCTAGTGTGGCGGGAGCGGGATGCGCACCTCAACCAAATTTATGACGCCCTGCCCCTGCCTAACTGGGTACCCTTGGCCTCTAAGCTGGCGGCCCTGCTACTGGTGCCGGTGGTGCTGCAAGTAATCGTGCTGGTTTGCGGCCTGCTGACGCAAATATTCTCCGGCTACTTCCAATTCGAGCTGGGCTTGTATTTCCAGTACCTGTTCGGCCTGCGGCTCCTCGATTACTGGCTCTTAGTGGTGCTGGCAATAGCCGTGCATGTGCTGGTAAATCACAAGTATCTAGGCCACTTCGTGATGCTGCTGTACTACATGTTCACGCTTTTCGCGAGCCAACTCGGCATCGAGCACAACCTGGCCATCTACGGCTCCGACCCCGGCGTGCAGTACTCCGCCCTGAACAAATTTGGTCACTTTATTGGGCCGTACATGTGGTTTAAGCTGTACTGGGCGGGTTTGGCGCTGGTGTTGGCCGTGGGGGCCAATTTGCTGTGGGTGCGCGGCACCGAAACCAGCGGAAACGTAAGGCAGAAGCTGGCCGCCAGCCGCTTTACCGGTCCGGCCAGGCTGGCGATGGGCGCGGGTCTGCTCACGTTTCTGGTCGTGGGGGGCTTTATTTACTACAATACCAACGTGCTCAACCGTTACCAGGGCTCCAAAACCCAAGAGAAGCTGACCGTAGAATTTGAGAAAAAATACAGCCGTCTGGGCAAGCGTCCCCAACCCCGCATCACGGCGGTGGAAGTGCAGGCTGACCTCTTTCCGAGCCGGCAGGAAGTGCGCCTGCGCGGCCAATACTGGCTGCGCAACAAAACCGGTCAGCCCATCGATTCAGTACAGCTGAATCTGCCGCAGGAGGCTCGTATTCGTTTGCTGGCTCTTGGTGCAGTTGGCGCAACACCAGCCCGCACGGTACTCTCCGATTCGCTGCTGGGCTTCTACGTCCAGCGTTTAGCCCAGCCACTGGCTCCCGGCGACTCCCTTCCGCTGCGCTTCGATCTGTATTACGCCGCGCCGGGTTTCGAGAACGTGACGAACCGCACCAGCGTGGTCTACAACGGTACGTTTATCAATAGCCAGCTTCTACCCAATATTGGCTATAACCCACAGGCCGAAATCAGTGACGAGGAAACGCGCAAGGACTATAATTTGCCCCCCAAGCCGCGCATGGCGTCGCTTACCGATACGGCAGCCCGCCGCAACACCTACATCAGCCACGACTCGGACTGGGTGCGCTTTGCCGCCACCGTCAGCACCGAGCCCGACCAGCTGGCGTTGGCGCCCGGCTATTTGAAGAAGGAATGGACCGAGAATGGTCGTCGCTATTTCCGCTACGAAATGGACGCGCCTATTCTCAACTTTTATTCTTTCCAGTCGGCGCGCTATGCGGTGCGCAAGGCCAAATGGAACGACGTAGATATCGCCATTTATTACCAGCCCGGCCACGAGTACAACCTCGACCGCATGGTGCGCGGCGTGCAGGATGGCCTGACTTACTTCACCAAGAACTTTGGGCCCTACCAGCATCGGCAGGTGCGCATTGTGGAGTTTCCGGGCTACCAGTCGTTTGCCCAAAGTTTCCCCAACACCATTCCGTACTCGGAAAACATCGGCTTCATCGCCAAAATCGACTCTACCGACCCCGAGGATGTAGACTACCCCTACTACGTGACGGCCCACGAGGTAGCGCACCAGTGGTGGGCGCATCAGGTAATTGGGGCCAATGTGCAGGGTTCCACGATGATGTCGGAAACCCTATCGCAGTATGCCGCTTTGATGGTGATGAAGCAACTTTACGGCGAGGCACGCATGCGCAAGTTTCTCAAGCACGAAATGGACCGCTACCTCACCGGCCGGGCCACGGAGCAAAGCAAGGAACAGCCACTGTATAAGGTGGAAAATCAGCAGTATATCCACTACCGCAAAGGATCAGTGGCGATGTATGCCTTGCAGGACTACGTGGGCGAAGACAAGGTAAATCAAGCGCTGGCGGCTTATATCAAAGAGGTGAAGTTTCAGCAGCCGCCTTACACTACGTCGCCGGATTTAATACGCCACCTGCGTCAGGTCACGCCCGACTCTTTGCAGTACCTGATTACGGATATGTTTGAGCGCATTACGCTATATGAAAACCGGGTCGATTCGGTTTCTTACAAAAAGCTACCGGGGGCAAATATCGCGTCACGCTCAACCTGAACAGCAAGAAATTCTACGCCGACAGCCTCGGCAACGAAAAACCAGCGCCGATGAACGACTGGATTGATATTGCGGTGCTCACCGAGCGGAAAGTGAACGGCAAGTGGCGCGACGAGCCGCTGTACCGGCGCAAAACTCGATTAAAAGCGGGCACCAATAAATTGGAGATACTCGTGTCCGAAAAACCGGTAAAGGCTGGTATTGACCCATTTAATGAATTAATTGACCGCGACCCAGACGACAACGTCAAAAACTTACCTCGCAGCTAGCTGGGGGCTTTTCAGGTTTGGCCCGGATTGTGCAAAGGGCCGGAAGACACTCTTGTTTTCCGGCCTTTTGTCTATTCTTCCTATGAAATATACTGCTCTTCTCGCCGCGGCCTTCCTCACCGTAGCATCTGCCCAGGCCCAAACTTCCACAAAAGGCAAGACCAAAACGCAGGTCAACGGTACTAGCGTTAAATCGAAGACCAGCGCCGAGCCCGTTACCCTCGACGGTCCGATAAAGCGCGTTGAAACGCTCTCGGGCATCGACGTGTACCCCGATCCGAACACGAATACCATCTTCCTGAGCTTCACCCAGCAGTTCACCAAGCCTGGCACGCTGGTGATGACCAATTACAAAAACGCCCCCGTTTACACCGCCGCCCTCGACCCCGCGAACAACACGGGCCAGCCCGTTGACTTGGGTCGCATCCCAGCTGGCACGTATTTGGTAGAGGCTAAAACAGGCAATTATGTGTACTGGAAAAAGGTGCGCATCAAGTATCCATCGGTTCCGGTGGCAAGTAAAAAAAAGAAGCGACGCTAAATCCGCCTATTTAGTTAGCTTTTTTACCTCCGTAGTCGTTTCGGCTGCGGGGGTTTTTTTATTTGTTTTTTTGTGGTGGCGCTGGCGAAAAGTTGCGCCTTTTATTTCCCCTCGTTTCTATGAAAACTTCTTTGCGTTTGCTCCGATTTGCCCCCTACGCTTTGCTCCTGCTACTGTTAGTCGCATTTGCCGCGCCCAAGCCTAAGCTTAAAAAAACACCCATTACCAAAAACCTCACCGTCGGTATTCCCGAAGGCTTCACGGCCTTGCCCGATGATGGCATTGCCGCCAAATATCCCGCGCCACGCAAGCCACTGGCCGTATTCACCAACCCTAGCGGCCGCGTCGACTTCAGTGTGGCCCAGAAGCCTAGTACCTTCACTAGCAAGGATTACGGTATTCTGCTCAAGATTTATAAAGCCAGCATTCAGAATGCCTACACCAAAGTGGACTTCCTAACCGAAGACATTCGCACCATCAACAAGCGTGATTTTGTGGTACTAGAGTTTGTCTCATCGGTGGCGGATACGCGTCGGGGGGCAATTTGGCGCCTATTCGCCGCTACCAATTGGTGCAGTACGCCATTGAGGGCGACCAACTCATGGTCTTCACCTTCAACTGTCCCGCCGAGGAACAGGCACAATGGCAGCCTACCGCCCAAGCCATGATGCAGAGCATCGCGCTGAAGTAAGATCTTCTTCTGTTTTTGAAGTCAAGAAAAAAGGCGGTCATGCAGAGCGCAGCGAAGCATCTCGCGTGTTTAATGGGAGTACTAATACTACTAAACACGCGAGATGCTTCGCTGCGCTCTGCATGACCGCCTTTTTAGTTTATTATCAAAATTATCCATCAGCCTATGACCCTTTCCCTCTATAGCGACGAAAGCTATATGCGCGAAGCCTTGAAGCAGGCGCGCTACGCCCTAGAAGAAGATGAGATTCCGATTGGGGCAGTGGTCGTGCTGGAGCGCCAGATTATTGCGCGAGCCTACAACCAAACCGAAAAGCTTAAGGATGTCACTGCCCACGCCGAAATGCTGGCCCTTACGGCCGCTGCCAACTTTTTGGGCAATAAGTATCTCACCGACTGTAGTTTATACGTTACCATAGAGCCCTGCGTGATGTGCGCGGGCGCCAGTGCTTGGGCTCAGATGCGGCGCATGGTGGTTGGCGCGCCCGAGGAAAAACATGGATTTCGGCGGCACGGCAACCTGCTACACCGGCGCACAGAACTGGTTACGGGCATTATGGCCGCGGAAAGTGCGGAGCTGATGCAGGAGTTTTTTGCCCGCAAGCGGAAATAATTACTTTTGATGGCCGCTGGGGGCAAATTCTAACCCTTCGGCGGCTTTGTCAGTTAAAGAAGTATAGTAGCTGCCCGAACGCCGGGCAGCCTTGCGCGTTTCCTTTCACCTCCAAACCTATCTTTCCCATGGCCTTCGAACTGCCCCAACTGCCTTACGCCTACGACGCCCTCGAACCGCATTTCGATGCGCAGACGATGGAAATACACCACACCAAGCACCATCAGGCCTACGTTACCAACCTGAACAACGCCATTCAGGGCACTGAGATGGAAAGCCAGTCTATCGAAGATATTCTGCAAAATATTGCGGCTGCTCCGGCTCCGGTTCGCAACAACGGCGGTGGTCACTGGAATCACTCCATGTTCTGGCAAATCTTGAAGCCAAATGGTGGCGGTGAGCCTACGGGCGCTATCGGTGAGGCAATCACGCAGTCGTTTGGCAGCTATGAGAAATTCAAAGAGGAGTTCACCAAAGCTGCTACCACGCGCTTCGGCTCGGGTTGGGCTTGGCTGTGCAAGCAGTCAGACGGCTCGTTGCAAATCTGCTCTACGCCTAACCAAGACAATCCTCTCATGCCCGACGCTGGCTGCAAAGGCACGCCCGTTTTGGGCCTCGACGTGTGGGAGCACGCTTACTATCTAAAGTATCAGAATAAGCGCCCCGACTATATCGCCGCCTTCTACAACCTCATCAATTGGGACGAAGTAAATAAGCGCTTCCAAGCTGCTTAATTTCTCCGTCTCTGATCTGCGAAAGCAAGTAGTTATCGAACAAAAAAGCCCGCCAGTCATGACTGGGGGCTTTTTTGTTCGATAGAATTTCAGGAAGATGTAATTACTCCGGCTTGAGGTAGCGTTGCAGGCTCTGCACGTAGTTTTCGAAGGCTTTGATGCCTTCAGGTGTGATGGCGCAGCGCGTGAGCGGGTAGCTGCCGCTAAACTCCTTGGTCATGGTGAGGTAGCCAGCTTCTTTGAGCTTACTAATCTGGGTGCTCAGATTGCCTGCCGTGGCTCCGGTCTTCTCTTTCAGAAAATTAAACTCAGCCTCCCGCACGCTGAGCAACAGCGACATGACTGCTAACCGAAGCTGAGAGTGCAGCAGCGGGTCGAGTTCTTCAAACGGCGCGGCCACGGCGGTATTGGTTTTTTAGCAAATGTCCGGGCACGATATACGCGACCAGCACGGCAGCGGCTATCAGCAGCAGCTGCATCTCGAATGACACCCGAAACGCTACGGTAGCCAGCAGCCAGCAGGCAGCCCCGCCCCACAACAGCGGCCGATACCGGAGCGCGCCGCCCGTAGCAAACGTACCCAGGCCATACAGGGCAATGATAAGCGGATACGCCGTCTGCCAGCCAGCTACGATGCCCACCCCAATGAGCATGAGCATCAGTACGCCAAAACCAGCCCAGAGGTAAGTCATAAAATCGTGCTGAGCAGTACGCACCCGCTCGCGGTGCCCCCTGCGGACCCCATTCACAAAGGCGGCTACCGCACCCAGGCTCATGAGCGCGGGCCACGCCAACCAAGGTTTTTCGTAGCCGATTTGCAGCAGTACATAGTGGCTCAAGGCCGCGGCAAACACCAGCCAACCCCAGAGCAGCAAGTCGAAGGAGTTGTCGCTGAGGTCCTTCTTGGCCGTATGGATCATTTCCTGAATCAGCCGCAGGCTATCAGTGGGCGACATTGTTTTTTCAATGGGTTCCATAAAAGTAAAGTTGAAAGGCAGAAAAAAGAGTAGAGTGCGAACTAAGCAGCCACGCGGCTCTGGGCGTTCAGCAAAAAGCCCGGAATGATGTAGCTCACCAGCATAGCCGCGGCAATGACAATCAATTGAATATGAGCTGGCATAAAAATGATTGCCACGCCCAACATCACCGAGGAAATACCCCCCAGCACCAGCGGCCGAAATTGCAGCACCCGCCCGGCAATCAGCGCAGCCAGTCCATTGAAGAGCAGAAGAATCGGGTGGGCGCTCACCCAGCCAAACTGCATGGCGCAGATGATAGCGATGATCATAATAACGATGAAGCTTTTCTGTAGCAGACGCATGGTTTTGGCGACGGGAGCTGTGCTGACCGGGTGTAGCTTCCGCTCCCGCCGGCTCCGCACGCTCAACACGATGGCCATTAATGGCATCAGTATCATCCAAGGCAACCAGGGCGCAGCAAACCCACCAAGTTCTAATACTACTTCGCTCAGAGACGCTATCAGTACCACTGAGCCGCGGAGCATGTACGTGAAGGCGTATGACCGCAAATCAGCCAGCGCTAGTGCCTGGCCGGGATTGGTGACGACTACGCTATCAAAGTTGCTAGCGATGAGTGGGGTGGCGAAGCTGGCAAGCGTTTTCATAGGTTCGAGTAGCTAGTAGTGTTTGAACATGACAAATGTAAACTACTTTATTATATAAACCAAATTACAATGCAAACTTTTTTATTCTCTAAAGTAGCCTTACCTCCACCCGCTTCGTTTTCGTTTTTTTCTATCTTTGAATGCCCGGTCTGCGCAAGTGGCCGGGTTGTTCTTTTTTTCTGCCTTCCTCTCTTCTTTTCGAGGTCTGACTTCATGGGCTTCGTTCGGATCTCCTTGCTTTGGCAATGCTCAGCCATGCACGGACCCACGTGGTCGTCTCCTCTCGAAAGTTTTCTTCTCTAAATCTGCTCCTACATGAGTGTCAAGCTTCGTCTCATTATCCTGAGCTTTTTACAGTTTTTTATCTGGGGTTCGTGGCTGATAACCATCGGAGCATACTGGTTTCAAACCAAGCAATGGTCGGGGGCACAGTTCGGGGCTATTTTCTCGACGATGGGTATTGCGTCCATCTTCATGCCCTCCATCATGGGCATCATCGCCGATAAATATGTGAATGCCGAGAAGCTCTACGGCATCCTCCACATTCTGGGGGCATTGTGCTGTTCACCGTACCCATGGTCACTGATCCGGGCACCATGTTCTGGGTGATGCTGCTGAACATGATTTTCTACATGCCCACGCTGGCCCTCTCCATTGCCGTATCTTACTATGTGCTCAAAAGCAGAGGCGGCGATGTAGTGCGCGATTATCCGCCTATCCGGGTGTGGGGCACGGTGGGCTTTATTGTAGCCATGTGGACGGTAAGCCTGCTGGGCTTCGAGAAGTCGGCCAACCAGTTCTACGTGGCCGCCGGCGCGGCTATTCTGCTGGGTCTCTACTCGTTTACGTTGCCTAAGTGCCCGCCTACCGCGAAAGACACGCCGAGCCGTTCCCTCATTGATGTGCTGGGCCTGAAGTCTTTTGCGTTGCTGCGTGACACCAAGATGCTCACCTTCTTCCTCTTCGCTATGCTGCTGGGCGCGGCATTGCAGCTTACTAACGCCTACGGTGACACCTTCCTGCACGACTTCGACCAAATACCGGCTTACCAGGATACCCTAGCTGTGAAGTATCCGGCCATCATTATGTCCATCTCACAGATTTCTGAGACGCTGTTCATTCTGGCTATTCCCTTCTTTCTGCGGCGCTTCGGTATCAAGCAGGTGATGGTTTTTAGCATGATTGCTTGGGTATTGCGGTTCGGATTGTTCGCCTTCGCCAACCCCGCCGACGGTCTGTGGATGATTATCCTCTCGTGCATCGTGTACGGTATGGCCTTCGACTTCTTTAATATATCTGGCTCCCTATTCGTCGAAACGCAGACGGCCCCGTCTATCCGGGCCAGTGCGCAGGGCTTGTTTATGATGATGACTAACGGCTTCGGTGCCGTTTTTGGTAGCCTGGTGAGCGGCCTTGTTATCGAGAAGTATTTCACCGCCGCTGATGGTATTACCAAAGACTGGCAAGGCATCTGGCTTTCTTTCGCTGGCTACGCTCTGGTAGTTGCCGTGCTATTTCTCATCTTATTCAAGCACAAGCACAACCCACAGGCCGCAGAAGAGGCAACAGAAGTGGATCACTCCGCTTCGGGGCCGCTACTTGCGACTAACCAATCGTAAAGATATTTTGATTGAAGTATAAAAACAGTATAAAATAAGTCTATTTGTAGTCTAACAAAAAACCCGCTCTGCATTAAGCAGAGCGGGTTTTTTGATGTTTTAGACGCTAGGTAGCTTAGAACTGCTCGTCTGCGCTGAAGTAGAAGTCTCCTTCAATTTGGGCGTTCTCATCGGAGTCGGAACCATGCACGGCATTGGCTTCAATGCTCTTGGCGTACTTCTTCCGGATAGTGCCTTCTTCAGCTTGAGCTGGGTTAGTGGCACCAATCAGCGTACGGAAGTCGGCAACAGCGTTGTCTTTCTCCAGAATGGCAGCTACGATGGGGCCCGACGACATATATTTTACCAGATCCTGGTAAAAAGGACGCTCCTTGTGTACTTCGTAGAATTTGCCGGCGCGCTCGGGCGTCAGGCGTAGTTTCTTGAGCGAAACGATGCGGAAGCCACCCTCTTCGATCATGTGCAGGATTCCACCAATGTGGTTTTCCTGTACCGCGTCGGGCTTAATCATCGTGAATGTGCGGTTAGTAGCCATTCTAGTATTGTAAAGTGATGTGGGAAATTATGGAATGCTTGCGGGGCGCAAATCGTTAGACGATTGCGGCCGCAAAAGTAGGCTAAAGTTGGTAGGGTTGAGGTAAGGAGAAGAAAACAAGGCAAAAAAGCCCCCCAGATCCCTGTTTTACGCGGCTGTGCACGATCTCAATAGAAGAGTGCTTGTCGTCAGTGCTTTACCTATTGCTATTCACTTCCCGAACCTAATGCTGAGCGGCTTGTGTTAAGGCAAAAATTATTTGCGGATTATTTCCGAATTTTGCCGCCTTGCTTCCGGCCTAAACCACCGAATTTCAGCCACCTATCAGTAGGCAATGTCCACAATATCTGCTCTGAAGGAGTTGCTAGCGCAGCCCCGACAGATTTTTATCACCACACACCACAAACCCGACGCCGACGCGCTGGGCTCTTCTCTGGGCTTAGCCGGGTACCTCCGCAAAAAAGGTCACCACGTTACCGTCGTCACTCCCTCCGATTACCCCGATTTTCTAGCTTGGATGCCTGGCAATGAAGAGGTTATCGTGTACGACGCACGCCGCAACGATGCGCAGGTACGTGAGATCATTGGTACGGCGGAAGTTATCTTCTGCCTCGATTTCAGCTGCTTGGGTCGCATTAACGAGCTCGGCAGCTATATCCGCAACGCGCCCGGCACGAAGGTTCTGATCGACCACCACCTGGAGCCGGAGAACTTCGCTGATCTGGATTTCTCCAACCCCAAAGCGGCGGCTACGGCCGAGTTGGTATTTGAGGTAATCCGCGACCTGGGCGATCAGGACATGATTGATGTGGGCATCGGCGAGAGCCTCTACGCGGGCATCATGACCGATACGGGCTCGTTTCGCCACCCCAGCACTTCCCGCAATGTGCACCTTATTATTGCCGAGCTGCTCGACGCCGGCATTGACCTGAGCTCCGTGCATCGCCGCATTTATGACTCGCACTCCGAAATGCGTTTGCGCTTTCTGGGCTTTGTGCTCAAAGACAAGCTAGTGGTGCTCCCCGAGTATAATACTGCTTACATCGCCATCACGCAGGATGAGCTGCGCCAGTACCAGTCGAAGACGGGCGACACGGAAGGACTTGTCAACTTTGCGTTAAGCATTGAAGGCGTGGTATTTGCGGCCGTCCTCATCGACCGTGGGCAGGCCGTAAA
The window above is part of the Hymenobacter radiodurans genome. Proteins encoded here:
- a CDS encoding ABC transporter permease/M1 family aminopeptidase, which codes for MFLQIFRFELWYRLRRPATYIYFGILLLLALLLMLTSGGFFKGLAVSVGTKVFVNSPFSLNGYTTVLTLVPGVLLISAMFGPAILRDFETRMHPLLFTTPISRVGYLGGRFAGTLVITMLVLSGIAVGLFIGTLIPGMPADRIGPQRLLNYLNPYFIVVLPNVLLMGAIFFALGTLTRKSLATYVGSIVFLVLYFVAQSQLSDLDNKTLGSLLDPMGSGATRELTKYWTTAEKNTQVVPLTGLLLGNRVVWLGVGLTLLGFCFWRFRFSQSAAEGPIRRRAERPGLDVVPTTASVVLPRVHQQFGTSQYLRQWARLTKLEFLDIIRSPYFIAIVVAGLAFLLAAALQIGKIFDTRTFPVTAQVAIILSGSFSLFSLAIITFYAGELVWRERDAHLNQIYDALPLPNWVPLASKLAALLLVPVVLQVIVLVCGLLTQIFSGYFQFELGLYFQYLFGLRLLDYWLLVVLAIAVHVLVNHKYLGHFVMLLYYMFTLFASQLGIEHNLAIYGSDPGVQYSALNKFGHFIGPYMWFKLYWAGLALVLAVGANLLWVRGTETSGNVRQKLAASRFTGPARLAMGAGLLTFLVVGGFIYYNTNVLNRYQGSKTQEKLTVEFEKKYSRLGKRPQPRITAVEVQADLFPSRQEVRLRGQYWLRNKTGQPIDSVQLNLPQEARIRLLALGAVGATPARTVLSDSLLGFYVQRLAQPLAPGDSLPLRFDLYYAAPGFENVTNRTSVVYNGTFINSQLLPNIGYNPQAEISDEETRKDYNLPPKPRMASLTDTAARRNTYISHDSDWVRFAATVSTEPDQLALAPGYLKKEWTENGRRYFRYEMDAPILNFYSFQSARYAVRKAKWNDVDIAIYYQPGHEYNLDRMVRGVQDGLTYFTKNFGPYQHRQVRIVEFPGYQSFAQSFPNTIPYSENIGFIAKIDSTDPEDVDYPYYVTAHEVAHQWWAHQVIGANVQGSTMMSETLSQYAALMVMKQLYGEARMRKFLKHEMDRYLTGRATEQSKEQPLYKVENQQYIHYRKGSVAMYALQDYVGEDKVNQALAAYIKEVKFQQPPYTTSPDLIRHLRQVTPDSLQYLITDMFERITLYENRVDSVSYKKLPGANIASRST
- a CDS encoding T9SS type A sorting domain-containing protein; this translates as MKYTALLAAAFLTVASAQAQTSTKGKTKTQVNGTSVKSKTSAEPVTLDGPIKRVETLSGIDVYPDPNTNTIFLSFTQQFTKPGTLVMTNYKNAPVYTAALDPANNTGQPVDLGRIPAGTYLVEAKTGNYVYWKKVRIKYPSVPVASKKKKRR
- a CDS encoding nucleoside deaminase, with protein sequence MTLSLYSDESYMREALKQARYALEEDEIPIGAVVVLERQIIARAYNQTEKLKDVTAHAEMLALTAAANFLGNKYLTDCSLYVTIEPCVMCAGASAWAQMRRMVVGAPEEKHGFRRHGNLLHRRTELVTGIMAAESAELMQEFFARKRK
- a CDS encoding superoxide dismutase gives rise to the protein MAFELPQLPYAYDALEPHFDAQTMEIHHTKHHQAYVTNLNNAIQGTEMESQSIEDILQNIAAAPAPVRNNGGGHWNHSMFWQILKPNGGGEPTGAIGEAITQSFGSYEKFKEEFTKAATTRFGSGWAWLCKQSDGSLQICSTPNQDNPLMPDAGCKGTPVLGLDVWEHAYYLKYQNKRPDYIAAFYNLINWDEVNKRFQAA
- a CDS encoding winged helix-turn-helix domain-containing protein, whose product is MAAPFEELDPLLHSQLRLAVMSLLLSVREAEFNFLKEKTGATAGNLSTQISKLKEAGYLTMTKEFSGSYPLTRCAITPEGIKAFENYVQSLQRYLKPE
- a CDS encoding nucleoside-diphosphate kinase, yielding MATNRTFTMIKPDAVQENHIGGILHMIEEGGFRIVSLKKLRLTPERAGKFYEVHKERPFYQDLVKYMSSGPIVAAILEKDNAVADFRTLIGATNPAQAEEGTIRKKYAKSIEANAVHGSDSDENAQIEGDFYFSADEQF